One bacterium HR11 DNA segment encodes these proteins:
- the coaE gene encoding Dephospho-CoA kinase, translating to MGGTRDRRVRSIGLTGGIATGKSVVARILAADFDAAVVDSDAVVHALLAPGGAAYDAVVAAFGRDILDDVGRIDRGRLGRWVFQDAAARRRLEAILHPLVIRETARLIEAYLAAGAWLVVGVAPLMMEVGTHRRFPLVVVTYCSEATQIRRLRERGLSEAEARLRIEAQWPVERKRRMADVVIDTEGSMAETRGQVLALVAWLWPHHPAIVRFRLEDVP from the coding sequence GTGGGTGGAACGCGAGACCGCCGGGTTCGGTCGATCGGTCTGACGGGCGGCATCGCCACGGGCAAGAGCGTCGTGGCCCGCATTCTGGCCGCCGACTTCGACGCCGCCGTCGTCGACTCGGACGCCGTCGTCCACGCCCTTCTGGCACCCGGCGGAGCGGCTTACGACGCCGTCGTCGCCGCCTTTGGAAGGGACATTCTGGACGACGTCGGGCGGATCGACCGGGGCCGGCTGGGCCGGTGGGTCTTCCAGGACGCCGCGGCCCGACGCCGTCTGGAGGCCATCCTGCACCCCCTCGTGATCCGGGAGACGGCCCGCTTGATCGAGGCTTACCTGGCCGCCGGGGCCTGGCTGGTCGTCGGCGTGGCCCCCCTCATGATGGAGGTCGGCACCCATCGGCGGTTTCCCCTCGTCGTCGTGACCTACTGCTCGGAGGCGACCCAAATCCGTCGGCTCCGGGAGCGAGGCCTCTCCGAGGCCGAGGCCCGGCTACGTATCGAAGCCCAGTGGCCCGTCGAGCGGAAGCGCCGGATGGCCGACGTCGTGATCGACACGGAGGGCTCGATGGCCGAAACCCGGGGCCAGGTCCTGGCCCTCGTCGCCTGGCTGTGGCCGCACCATCCGGCCATCGTCCGATTCCGCCTGGAAGACGTACCGTGA
- the ruvB gene encoding Holliday junction ATP-dependent DNA helicase RuvB, with amino-acid sequence MGTFRSNRDTRWTERVVTPLRLQEDAPFDNLLRPRNLRDFIGQAKLKEKFEIYIQAAKARGESLDHVLLYGPPGLGKTTLANILAHEMGVQIKITSGPAIERPGDLVAILTNLEPGDILFIDEIHRLHPTCEEVLYPALEDFRVDIVLTQGPNARTIRLQLPRFTLVGATTRIGLLTPPLRGRFGIIHRLDYYTAEELRTILLRSAQILQVRLDADAAYEIARRSRGTPRIANRLLRRVRDFAQVRADGVITLDVALKALELFEVDAYGFDDVDRKLMLTLIEKFDGGPVGLNTLAAAISEDKQTIEEIYEPYLMQIGFLKRTPRGRVATPQAFRYFGYTPRGGAARQPGLIPGEPGR; translated from the coding sequence ATGGGTACGTTCCGGTCGAATCGGGACACTCGGTGGACCGAACGGGTCGTGACACCCCTCCGCCTTCAGGAGGACGCCCCCTTTGATAACCTCCTGCGGCCCCGAAACCTGCGGGACTTCATCGGCCAGGCCAAGCTGAAGGAAAAATTCGAGATTTACATCCAGGCCGCCAAGGCCCGGGGCGAGTCCTTAGACCACGTCTTGCTGTACGGCCCGCCGGGCCTGGGAAAGACGACCCTGGCCAACATCCTGGCGCACGAGATGGGCGTCCAGATCAAGATCACGTCCGGCCCCGCCATCGAACGGCCCGGCGACCTGGTCGCCATCCTGACAAATCTGGAGCCCGGCGACATCCTGTTCATCGACGAGATCCACCGCCTGCACCCGACCTGCGAGGAAGTCCTCTACCCGGCGCTGGAGGACTTCCGGGTCGACATCGTCCTGACGCAGGGCCCCAACGCCCGGACGATCCGCCTGCAACTCCCGCGCTTCACGCTCGTCGGGGCGACGACCCGGATCGGCCTCCTGACGCCGCCCCTCCGGGGTCGGTTCGGCATCATCCATCGCCTGGATTACTACACGGCCGAGGAACTCCGCACGATCCTCCTGCGGTCGGCCCAAATCCTCCAGGTCCGCCTGGACGCCGACGCCGCTTACGAGATCGCCCGACGGTCCCGGGGGACGCCCCGGATCGCCAATCGGCTCCTCCGGCGGGTCCGTGACTTCGCCCAGGTCCGGGCCGACGGCGTCATCACCCTCGACGTGGCCCTGAAGGCCCTCGAGCTCTTCGAGGTCGACGCTTACGGGTTCGACGACGTGGACCGCAAGCTCATGCTGACGCTCATCGAGAAATTTGACGGCGGCCCCGTCGGCCTCAACACCCTGGCGGCGGCCATCTCGGAGGACAAGCAAACTATCGAGGAGATCTACGAACCGTACCTGATGCAGATCGGGTTTCTGAAGCGGACGCCCCGGGGTCGGGTCGCTACACCCCAGGCCTTTCGGTACTTCGGCTACACGCCTCGGGGCGGGGCCGCCCGTCAGCCGGGTCTGATCCCCGGGGAACCGGGACGATAG
- the sdh_2 gene encoding Serine 3-dehydrogenase, translating into MAAQWALITGANSGIGEAFARALAARGWSLLLTARDEGRLADLAGALTRTYPGQTFAYVSADLADPTASRRLTEWAARTAGFVEFLVNNAGFGSFGPFYELPTDREVEMVRVNVEALTELTHRFLPPMIERGRGTVLLVGSVAGFQPVPYMATYAATKTYVERLGLALWYELRRRGVRVYVLAPGYTATRFHERARMSRRPPFRTPVATPESVVAECLRQIERRPDRCLIVPGWTNRLMYRLVRWVPLSLVVRTAGAMYRPR; encoded by the coding sequence ATGGCGGCTCAGTGGGCTCTTATCACGGGAGCCAATTCCGGCATCGGAGAGGCCTTCGCACGGGCGCTGGCCGCTCGGGGCTGGTCGCTCCTCCTGACGGCCCGGGACGAGGGGCGTCTGGCGGACCTCGCCGGGGCGCTGACCCGGACGTATCCCGGCCAGACCTTTGCGTATGTATCGGCAGACCTGGCCGATCCGACGGCCTCCCGGCGCCTGACCGAGTGGGCCGCCCGGACGGCCGGCTTCGTCGAGTTCCTCGTCAACAACGCCGGGTTCGGCAGTTTCGGGCCTTTCTATGAGCTTCCCACCGACCGAGAGGTCGAGATGGTCCGGGTCAACGTCGAGGCCCTTACGGAGCTGACGCATCGCTTTCTGCCGCCCATGATCGAACGGGGCCGGGGGACGGTCCTGCTCGTCGGGTCGGTCGCCGGATTCCAGCCCGTGCCTTACATGGCGACCTATGCGGCGACGAAGACTTACGTGGAACGCCTTGGCCTGGCCCTGTGGTACGAGCTCCGGCGGCGGGGCGTGCGGGTCTACGTCCTGGCACCCGGCTATACGGCGACCCGCTTTCACGAGCGGGCCCGGATGTCCCGACGGCCGCCCTTCCGGACACCGGTCGCCACGCCCGAGTCGGTCGTCGCCGAATGCCTGCGACAGATAGAGCGGCGCCCGGACCGGTGTCTCATCGTGCCCGGCTGGACGAATCGGCTGATGTACCGGCTCGTGCGATGGGTCCCCCTGTCTCTGGTCGTCCGGACGGCGGGGGCGATGTACCGGCCCCGGTGA